One Jeotgalicoccus saudimassiliensis DNA window includes the following coding sequences:
- a CDS encoding YceI family protein has product MAKFALDTAHSELEFTVKHMMVTKVKGTFGDWTIDIDVDDMEDLSTAKVTGRASTATINTKVADRDAHLTSADFFDSENYSDITFESTKVEGSGSSYEVTGNLTIKDVTKEITIPLEFNGKALNPWGVDVYGFESNFSINREEFGLTWNQALETGGVMVSKDVKVNLELQFNPAEAE; this is encoded by the coding sequence ATGGCTAAATTTGCATTAGACACAGCACACTCGGAACTTGAGTTTACGGTAAAACATATGATGGTAACTAAGGTTAAAGGGACATTCGGTGACTGGACAATTGACATCGATGTTGACGATATGGAAGATCTTTCAACAGCGAAAGTAACGGGAAGAGCAAGCACAGCGACAATCAACACTAAAGTTGCAGATCGTGATGCGCATTTAACATCAGCTGATTTCTTCGATTCGGAAAACTATTCGGATATTACATTTGAATCAACTAAAGTTGAAGGTTCAGGTTCAAGCTACGAAGTCACTGGTAACTTAACTATTAAAGATGTAACTAAAGAAATTACAATTCCTTTAGAATTCAACGGTAAAGCATTAAACCCGTGGGGCGTTGATGTTTACGGATTTGAATCAAACTTCTCAATCAACCGTGAAGAATTCGGATTAACTTGGAACCAGGCACTTGAAACAGGCGGCGTAATGGTTTCTAAAGATGTTAAAGTTAATCTTGAGCTGCAGTTCAATCCTGCAGAAGCAGAATAA
- a CDS encoding Na+/H+ antiporter NhaC family protein, which yields MSKHKGSFISLLPLILFVSLFIGTGLIAGDFNAMPITVAALIASVFAFFLYFKVPFKDKLSAYLKGAAQENIMLIVVIFLLSGAFSGIAGAMGAVDSTVNMGLTLLPGSLLLSGIFIICCFVSLSMGTSMGTVVAIAPIAIGIADQTDIGLALALATVIGGSMFGDNLSFISDTTIVATRTQGVKMIDKFKVNFWIVLPGALLTIIILYLLSADVSLNETGSYDYSFIEVLPYLAVLIIALLGVDVIIVLLSGAVFAGILGLFTGAFDVLTLVSAAGEGIAGMQEIAIITILIAGMIGLVSHYGGITYLLETIMSRIKTKKGAELGIASLVSVTDMSTANNTISIIMTGPLAKNIAEEYEVDPRKSASILDTFAAGFQGLIPYGGQMLAASGLAAGISPVEIMPYSIYPILLIVSGIVAILIGFPRKYSKREVE from the coding sequence ATGTCTAAACATAAAGGCAGTTTTATATCACTGCTGCCGTTAATTTTATTCGTCTCATTATTTATCGGGACAGGACTGATCGCGGGAGATTTCAATGCAATGCCGATAACAGTCGCGGCGTTAATCGCTTCAGTTTTTGCATTCTTTTTATATTTTAAAGTGCCGTTTAAAGATAAACTCTCAGCATACTTAAAAGGCGCAGCTCAGGAAAATATTATGTTAATCGTAGTCATCTTCCTTCTGTCAGGTGCATTCTCTGGTATTGCCGGTGCAATGGGTGCTGTAGATTCTACAGTGAACATGGGACTGACTCTGCTTCCCGGCAGTCTGTTACTCAGCGGGATTTTTATCATCTGCTGCTTTGTCTCATTATCGATGGGAACAAGTATGGGGACTGTAGTTGCGATTGCTCCGATTGCAATCGGTATTGCAGACCAGACGGATATCGGACTTGCACTGGCACTTGCTACAGTAATCGGCGGTTCAATGTTCGGAGACAATTTATCGTTTATATCTGATACTACAATTGTTGCTACACGCACACAGGGTGTAAAAATGATTGATAAGTTTAAAGTGAACTTCTGGATTGTACTGCCGGGAGCGCTGCTGACAATCATTATTCTCTACCTGCTGTCTGCGGATGTATCTCTTAATGAAACCGGTAGTTATGATTACAGCTTTATAGAAGTACTGCCCTATCTTGCCGTACTGATTATAGCTCTTCTTGGGGTCGATGTAATTATCGTCCTCCTTAGCGGTGCAGTATTTGCCGGGATACTCGGATTGTTTACAGGCGCATTCGATGTTCTGACACTGGTTTCGGCAGCAGGCGAAGGTATTGCCGGGATGCAGGAAATAGCAATTATCACTATCCTGATTGCCGGGATGATTGGACTTGTCAGTCATTACGGAGGAATTACGTATCTGCTTGAAACCATTATGAGCAGAATTAAAACGAAAAAAGGTGCAGAACTTGGTATCGCAAGTCTGGTCAGTGTGACTGATATGTCCACTGCCAACAATACAATATCAATTATTATGACAGGACCGCTGGCGAAGAACATTGCTGAGGAATACGAAGTGGATCCGAGAAAATCTGCAAGTATACTCGATACATTCGCTGCAGGTTTTCAGGGTCTGATACCTTACGGCGGTCAAATGCTTGCCGCTTCGGGACTCGCAGCAGGAATCTCACCAGTTGAGATCATGCCCTACTCAATTTATCCGATACTGTTAATTGTGAGCGGCATTGTTGCAATACTGATCGGTTTTCCGAGAAAATATTCTAAAAGAGAAGTTGAATAG
- a CDS encoding DHA2 family efflux MFS transporter permease subunit, translating into MSLENESGGKLTAGNRTILMAVLLSGAFAAILNQTLLATAIPHIMEDLKLDADVAQWLQSIFMLVNGIMIPITAFLINKFSTRALFFTALSLFGLGTLICGISPSFSVLLAGRILQAAGAGIIMPLMQTILFLVYPRTERGKAMGIFGLVISFAPAIGPTLSGWFIDMYPWRGLFYMLLPIVVIDLIIAFFVLRNVTEKTNPKMDILSIILSTFGFGGLLYGFSAAGSSGWLSVTVLVPIIIGAVTLVLFIKRQNRLEEPMLEFGVFNDKIFTLSTSLGMIVFMSMIGGAVILPIFMQTMLGFTAMESGLMLLPGALIMGFMSPVTGRLFDRYGAKWLAVIGLGMLTVTTLMFSNLNTETTFTYLAVVNSFRMIGVAMVMMPVTTEGLNQLSNRLVPHGTAMNNTMRQVAGAVGTALLVSIMTNTMRPDEGIPGMIHGVNMSFLFAGILAFIGFILAFKLRKTNEIE; encoded by the coding sequence ATGTCTTTGGAAAATGAAAGCGGCGGTAAGCTCACCGCCGGGAATAGAACGATACTGATGGCAGTGCTCTTATCCGGAGCATTTGCAGCAATTTTAAACCAGACACTTCTTGCCACAGCGATACCTCATATAATGGAGGATTTGAAACTCGATGCCGATGTAGCACAATGGCTGCAGTCGATTTTTATGCTCGTGAACGGGATTATGATTCCCATTACAGCCTTTTTAATTAATAAATTCTCAACGAGAGCGTTATTCTTTACTGCATTATCATTATTCGGGCTGGGTACGCTGATCTGCGGTATTTCTCCGTCATTTTCAGTGCTGCTTGCCGGGCGGATTCTGCAGGCTGCAGGTGCAGGGATTATCATGCCCCTGATGCAGACGATTCTGTTCCTTGTATACCCGCGTACCGAACGCGGTAAAGCAATGGGAATATTTGGCCTTGTAATCAGCTTCGCACCGGCAATCGGTCCGACGCTGTCTGGATGGTTTATCGACATGTATCCGTGGCGCGGACTATTCTATATGCTGCTGCCAATCGTTGTGATTGACCTGATTATAGCGTTTTTTGTTTTAAGAAATGTTACAGAGAAAACAAATCCGAAAATGGATATTCTTTCTATTATATTATCCACATTTGGTTTTGGCGGACTCTTATACGGCTTCAGTGCTGCTGGAAGCAGCGGCTGGCTGAGTGTTACGGTACTCGTGCCGATTATCATCGGTGCGGTGACACTTGTACTGTTCATTAAGCGTCAGAACAGACTGGAAGAACCAATGCTTGAATTTGGTGTCTTTAACGACAAAATCTTTACACTGTCGACATCACTTGGCATGATTGTATTTATGTCAATGATTGGCGGGGCAGTGATACTGCCGATATTTATGCAGACGATGCTTGGATTCACAGCCATGGAGTCGGGGCTGATGCTGCTGCCGGGTGCATTGATTATGGGCTTTATGAGTCCTGTCACCGGCAGACTGTTTGACAGATACGGGGCAAAATGGCTTGCTGTAATCGGACTCGGTATGCTGACTGTGACGACGTTGATGTTTTCGAACCTGAATACAGAAACGACATTTACTTATCTTGCTGTCGTAAACAGTTTCCGGATGATCGGTGTGGCGATGGTTATGATGCCGGTCACAACTGAAGGATTAAACCAGCTGTCGAACAGACTGGTTCCTCATGGTACAGCGATGAACAATACGATGAGACAGGTGGCCGGTGCAGTAGGGACTGCACTGCTTGTATCCATTATGACGAATACAATGAGGCCGGACGAAGGAATTCCGGGAATGATTCACGGGGTGAATATGTCATTCCTGTTTGCGGGAATACTGGCCTTTATCGGATTTATACTGGCATTCAAATTAAGAAAAACGAATGAAATAGAGTAA
- a CDS encoding MarR family winged helix-turn-helix transcriptional regulator: MTNDETLETLELELAMMVRALRTRSVELDKKQELKRASYLILLLITKNGPMSVKQISGKLHLDISTVSRQAADLLADDMLYKKPSETDGRSYLYAINDKGLDMMTYIRHSRQQRFSKMTDEWDQAEIEEFTRLMKKFNSLME, from the coding sequence ATGACGAACGATGAAACTCTGGAAACACTGGAACTTGAACTTGCGATGATGGTACGGGCTTTAAGAACGAGAAGCGTGGAGCTCGATAAAAAACAGGAATTAAAACGGGCCAGTTATTTAATCCTTCTCCTTATTACTAAAAACGGCCCGATGAGTGTTAAACAAATATCCGGTAAACTTCATCTCGATATTTCTACTGTCAGCAGACAGGCTGCCGACCTGCTTGCTGATGATATGCTTTATAAAAAGCCTTCGGAAACTGACGGACGCTCTTACCTTTATGCAATTAACGATAAGGGGCTGGATATGATGACTTACATCAGACACAGCAGACAGCAGCGCTTCTCTAAAATGACCGACGAATGGGATCAGGCAGAAATTGAAGAATTCACCCGTCTGATGAAAAAATTCAACAGCTTAATGGAATAA
- a CDS encoding alpha/beta hydrolase family protein, whose protein sequence is MTEFTKYLSLKMDKSEENLYVISDETGKRELHSYNIQSQRYVKVSDEQENVKNYWFADGGLLLATDLNGNEREQLTYFKEEEKYQLTADDNYYHHYGVYMNSSFIYLRHHKDGKIFELMDHSDGHETVLNSFEVPSSIIGKFDDNHILMSQAVDNLDKTIHLYNIKTAELKDTGLPAGRFGNYHSLSDSEALFTSDYLEGNLNLYKLNKKTFEFKKLTYFKWDIQKVKVLEDKNTVIFEVNKKGFSKLFKYDVENDFLEKLKYKNNGVVHSLVHSADKLYVLYSDMTTPHAVYEYDLADGSTEKLFGNDEADTAVETMHSTYPSFDGLDVPYYLYVQNSSNAPTAIHVHGGPESQARPEFNELYYKLYKEGYQIAVPNIRGSTGYSKFYIGLDNKEKRMDAAKDVVELREHLINHHSADKNNIFIMGRSYGGFMTLLLITQFPKLWKGAVDIVGISHFTTLLSNTPAWRREQRSHEYGFIGEHDEFMQCIAPLNNSQRIRCPLRIFHSHNDVRVPYSESLQMYEKMKEQDKDVELTAYENEGHQYLYTDNQDDMNTKLIAFFNDQTEK, encoded by the coding sequence GTGACGGAGTTTACAAAATATCTATCATTGAAAATGGATAAGAGCGAAGAGAATTTATACGTTATTTCTGATGAGACGGGAAAACGCGAACTGCACAGCTACAATATACAAAGTCAGCGTTATGTAAAAGTGTCTGATGAACAGGAAAATGTTAAGAATTACTGGTTTGCTGACGGCGGTCTGCTGCTTGCAACAGACTTAAATGGAAACGAACGCGAACAGCTGACATATTTCAAAGAAGAAGAAAAATATCAGCTGACAGCGGATGATAATTACTATCACCATTACGGTGTTTATATGAACAGCAGTTTTATCTATTTAAGACATCATAAGGACGGCAAGATATTTGAACTGATGGACCATTCTGATGGACATGAGACCGTGCTGAATTCATTTGAAGTGCCATCATCGATAATCGGTAAATTTGATGATAATCACATTCTGATGAGCCAGGCAGTGGATAATCTAGATAAGACAATACACCTGTATAATATTAAAACTGCTGAGCTGAAAGATACCGGACTTCCGGCCGGCCGTTTCGGCAACTACCATTCATTGAGTGATTCAGAAGCGTTGTTTACGAGTGATTATCTTGAAGGTAACCTGAATTTATATAAGCTGAATAAAAAGACATTTGAATTTAAGAAACTGACTTATTTTAAATGGGATATACAAAAAGTTAAAGTACTGGAAGATAAAAATACAGTGATATTTGAAGTGAATAAAAAAGGTTTTTCCAAACTGTTTAAATATGACGTGGAGAATGATTTTCTTGAAAAACTTAAGTATAAAAATAACGGGGTAGTGCATTCGCTGGTTCACTCGGCTGACAAACTGTATGTTCTGTATTCAGATATGACAACGCCTCACGCGGTGTACGAATATGATCTGGCTGACGGCAGCACAGAGAAGCTGTTTGGCAATGACGAAGCAGATACAGCTGTGGAAACGATGCATTCAACCTATCCGTCATTTGACGGGCTGGATGTCCCTTATTATCTGTATGTACAAAACAGCAGTAATGCGCCAACTGCGATACATGTACATGGTGGTCCGGAATCACAGGCACGTCCGGAGTTTAACGAACTGTATTATAAGCTGTACAAGGAAGGATATCAGATTGCTGTACCGAATATAAGAGGTTCGACGGGGTATTCGAAATTCTATATCGGTCTCGATAATAAAGAAAAACGCATGGATGCTGCAAAAGATGTTGTGGAGTTAAGAGAGCATCTGATTAACCATCATAGTGCAGACAAGAATAACATCTTTATTATGGGCCGGAGCTACGGTGGATTTATGACGCTTCTGTTAATCACACAGTTTCCGAAATTGTGGAAGGGGGCAGTGGATATCGTCGGCATTTCACACTTTACAACGCTGCTTTCAAACACGCCTGCATGGCGCCGTGAACAGCGATCGCACGAATACGGATTTATCGGTGAACACGATGAATTCATGCAGTGTATTGCACCGCTGAATAACAGTCAGCGCATACGCTGTCCATTAAGAATTTTCCATTCACATAACGATGTGAGAGTACCGTATTCCGAGTCTCTGCAGATGTATGAAAAAATGAAAGAGCAGGATAAAGATGTCGAACTGACTGCATATGAAAATGAAGGGCATCAGTATTTATATACTGACAATCAGGACGACATGAACACGAAATTAATTGCATTTTTTAACGACCAGACAGAAAAATAA
- a CDS encoding pseudouridine-5'-phosphate glycosidase has product MNHLIELHPDVKEALENNKPVIALESTIISHGMPYPQNVEMAKTVESIVREGGAVPATIAIMDGKIKVGLDEALLEKLGNSEGVAKVSRRDLAEIIATKRIGATTVASTMICAEMAGIKFFVTGGIGGVHRGVEETMDISADLDELGKTDVAVICAGAKSILDLDKTMEYLETKGVPVIGYKTEVLPAFFTRTSDIKLNTVAESTEDIAAIIKAKHDLELEGGTVIANPILESDELPKEYIDKIVAEAVKEAEENGIGGKDSTPFLLGKIVEKTEGKSLEANIKLVYNNAKVGTEIAVNYFNMQ; this is encoded by the coding sequence ATGAATCATTTAATCGAATTACACCCTGATGTAAAAGAAGCTTTAGAAAACAATAAACCGGTAATTGCTTTAGAATCAACTATTATTTCACACGGTATGCCTTATCCGCAAAACGTTGAGATGGCTAAAACTGTTGAGAGCATCGTTCGCGAAGGCGGAGCTGTTCCGGCAACAATTGCAATTATGGACGGTAAGATCAAAGTAGGTCTTGATGAAGCTTTACTTGAGAAGTTAGGAAACTCTGAAGGCGTAGCTAAAGTTTCACGCCGTGACCTTGCAGAAATTATTGCAACGAAACGTATCGGTGCAACGACTGTAGCATCTACGATGATTTGTGCAGAAATGGCCGGTATTAAGTTCTTTGTTACAGGCGGAATCGGCGGCGTTCACCGCGGTGTTGAAGAAACTATGGATATTTCAGCAGACCTTGACGAGTTAGGAAAAACTGATGTAGCTGTAATCTGTGCAGGTGCCAAATCAATTTTAGATCTTGATAAAACGATGGAATACCTGGAAACGAAAGGTGTACCGGTTATCGGTTACAAGACTGAAGTGCTTCCGGCGTTCTTCACACGCACAAGTGATATTAAATTAAACACTGTTGCAGAATCTACTGAAGATATCGCTGCAATTATTAAAGCGAAACATGACCTTGAGCTTGAAGGCGGAACAGTAATCGCAAACCCTATTTTAGAGAGCGATGAACTGCCTAAAGAATACATCGACAAGATCGTTGCTGAAGCAGTTAAAGAAGCTGAAGAAAACGGCATCGGCGGTAAAGATTCAACGCCGTTCCTTCTTGGCAAAATTGTAGAGAAAACTGAAGGCAAATCACTCGAAGCCAACATCAAGTTAGTATATAACAATGCTAAAGTCGGTACAGAAATCGCTGTAAACTACTTCAATATGCAATAA